A window of Peromyscus eremicus chromosome 23, PerEre_H2_v1, whole genome shotgun sequence genomic DNA:
gaggtttttttttttgttgttgttgttgttgttgtttttgtttttttctttttttttttttttaaccctctcCCACCACCCTGGAAAAAAAGGAATAAGGTCTGCCAGTGCAAATTGCCATCACTCCGGGCACATCCTCAGCATTAAGTCTGGATGGCTGTGCTAAGGGAAGTGTGACATTGTGTTTGTTGAGTGGGTGTGTCTGAGAGTCAGAGTGTAACTCGGTAGGAGCGGGTCGTGTCCTGTGACAGGTGGATTTTGGAGGGGGTTGGAGTTAAGATCATGGAAGCACCCAATTTCTCTTGTTAGTTGTGAATACCACcttcattgtgtgtgtgagtgtgaaatgtatgtgtgtgtatgcacaaacgTGTGTGGTGTCTTTCCCTTCCCAGGTCTCTCGAGTAGcagtctctctatgtctctcccatctctgcctctttctctctttgcttggTGACTCATCTTTGCGGCAATGGCCTCCCCCAGCTTGCtgggtctcccctcccccactcagaagtgggtgggtgggggtctaATGGGATGGGACCCTGGTATTAAAACTCAGAGTGAGAACCCCCCTTCCCACCACGTATCATTTGGAACCCTCTGCTGGCTCCTCCCTGACCCTCTCTCCAAGTTCCTTCCCAGACTTCCCCAGCTTTGGATtggcctgggggcgggggggggcgttTAAGACATGAATGGATTCTAAATCGGACCATTTTCAAGGGTCTTTAACACTTGTTTTAAGCTCAAAGTGGAGGCCCCTATCTCCTTACAAAGTGCCCCTCTCTCTCATTGTCTATTTCCACCCCTCCCCATGGCTGACGAATGGCTGCAGAGGTGAGTCAccggttgggggaggggggagcaggaaAAGGGGGGTTGGGTgagtggcaggggtgggggtgggtgacgAAGCCCCTTTCTCTCCCATACCTCCTAATGCccttcccccccccagccctcaTCCCTGGTTTTCCAAGCCTTTCAACTCCGAGATCATGGTTCTGCTGAACCAACCTCACCTTCTCCGCCTACCCCTGGAATGCGTGAGGGATTCAGAAACCAGGACCAAGGTAGACAGGTCCATAGACGCCAGTCAGAGCACATATTGGGTGTCCCCTCTGGGTCCTCATCTTAGCTACGCCTTTTAAACTTGTCTCTCCGTGTCATTAACCATCTtgccatcctcctcctctccccaatCCTAGGAACCTGCCCCTTGGCTAGATCTTTTCCTGTGTAGAGGCATCAGAGTCTCGAAAGGTGGTTGATAGGGCTGGGGGGTGCGGGGGagtgtagctcagtcagtagagtgcttgcccagcatacacgaagccctgggttcaatccccaacactgcataaactgggcacCGAGGAGcatatctataatcctagcacttaggagggggaggcaggatcAGAcagtcaaggtcatcttcagttaGTTATATAGTGAgttggtggccagcctgggctacttgagaccctgcctcagaaacaacaaaacaaaacgacaacAGAGGGAGAAGTTGTGAAGAACATCCGTCATCACTGCGAGGGGAGGTATGTATGACACGTGAATGAGCTGAGCTAGGGACCAGGTAGAGAGACAGAGTCAGTCCCAAGAGGCAGGAGGGGTTCAGACCTACGAAACGAAGTCGCCACGCCTGTCTGGTATCTGGGCCCACCTTGCCCGTCGCCACCCTGTGATGACCAAGGGTCTTGAGATGTGAGTTTATGAGCAGTTACTTGGGTTTCCGAATAAGTAAGGATGGGGAGTTAGGGGTGATGGAGAAATGGGGAACACTCCTAACAACCTGGGaggaggacttgggggaggggactgCAGACAAGTGGCTTCCGTTATGAGACTTCATCGCCCTGAGATCTGTAAggtgaagaaagaggagaggggacaAGGGAGGTCCAGAGAAGTTCCCATAAGCATGGGCGCACACCAATAAACAGCAAAGGATCCCCAGAAAAGCACAAAGACGTACGCACAACACACTAAGCCAGACACCAGATGTGGGTGCATTCAAAGACCCCAAACAGCACAGGTGTGTGCTGACAGTCCTAAGCGATTAGAATGCACACGGATGCTCCCACAGTCACACAGGTGGTAAGagaagcccccctccccccaacccattTAAACTGGAACCACATCTATCCCATCCAGTCTCAACCTGATTCACTtgcttcttcaaattctttctctcttctctgctttggGTCTCTTTCATCTCTGTCCAGAGAaacgcacacacatgtacatgcccaCGAGGGTGCTTGTGTATGCACACGAACCCACAGGTATATGGTTTCTCTCGGTGTCTGTCTCCTTTCCCGGGGATCTCAGACTTAAGACTCTCAGTCTCCCCAGTCGCCCCTCGTTGGCGAgctctctcccccaccctcctctctccGAAGGCTCTCCCCCACCTTCAGAGGTTGGAACCATCAGCTTTCTGATTGATTTTCCTTAAGGAAGGTAATGCGACCCCGTCCTCAGCCTGCTGCTCCTGGAAACCAGGCTGAGATGAAGGGagatgggaggggggaggaaaggaggggactCTAGACGGGCAGGCTCTGGATAGTGGTGTGGGGGGACTGtcaggtgctgctgctgctactgcggtggtggtggtggtggtggtggtggtggtggtggtggtggtggtggtggatctccaggcccttcttcctcctttctatgGAATGTCTGCTGTCACCTTGGCTCTcaagtttgttggtttttttttttccccccctttagCCTGATCCTTCAACCTGCTCCAGGttctattcccttcccttcccctgcccccatctcttctctttcctctctcaccCCACCTTTTTCTCCGCAGAGCTGATGGGTTCTCTTCTGGGAAAGTCAAGCCACTGATGGAAGGCAGAAGCCACTGCTGGTTATAGAGGGATAGCacgtgagtgtgagtgtgtgagtgtgcgggtgtgtgtgtgtgcacgcgcccGCGCGTGCGCGTGCCCGATTTAGGGGGCTCAGAATGAGGGTCGGTAGCGGGATGGGATGACGGTAGGGCTGACTCTGAAAGAGGCTCTGagaccctccacacacacacccatcccgGTTTCCAGCGTGTCGAGGTGCAGGGTGGGGGGTGAGGCTCTGCGTGTGCCTACAAGCACCCCTGTGTCCGCAGCtcttgtgtgtctggtgtgtgtcaTTGTCACCCCCCCCTTCCCTGCCCACGCCCCCGCACTGCTCTACGCCTGCACCGCagccccctccagcctccctcccttcctccctccctccctccccttcattCCTGCAGTCACCGCTCCCGGGGccacctttccctctcctctaccccctccccatttccgtcctcccctcccacccccgcccACGTCTGGTCTCCCTTCACCGGCCCCGGCTGCCTGATAGATTTTCTGCGCAATCTCTGCGTCATCGCCCCCCACTCCCGGAACCTCTATCTGTCCAAGCCCCCAGCCCCAACCCTTCTGGGCAGGAGATACGGTCGAAGGGTCTGATGGCTGAGAGGGTCCATCTCTGACGTTGCACTGCACCCCCGCCCGTCTCCGGTCGCGTTCAAACCTCCCCGTTAAGcagcagagagaaatggagttgagtcaccctCTCCACCTGCTCAACCCCCTCCCCACCTGGTCTGGTCTCGCCCTCCAAATGTCCTTGGGTGGGGgctgtgggggagaggggaataAGCAGAAGGGTGTGGGAGAGGTGGATTGAAAAGGGGGCACCACAAGGACCCCTAACAGGCACAGCAGAGTCCGCTGGCCAGAAGGACAGACACACCTTTTTCTCCACCCCCTCCAGACACGAACCGATCGTGAACAGACACGACCCAGAGGCACACACATCGTCagtcttttccttttcccttccaaCTAGGACCCTTTCCAAGGTGATTACCCGAACCGCAATATCCACCCATCTGCCCTGGCCCTGGGCGGGCATCCCGCTCCGCAGATCCACCCCCTCCGCTCGGGTTCACGTCGTCCTTGGGCGTGCTCCCTACAGACCACGCTGTGGCGGAGTAGGGAGCCCGTCCCCCTCCCCAGCTTTCAAACCCTTACCGTCCCCCCATCCAGTACTGATCTCTTACTGGCGCCCAGTTAGATGCTGGCGGTGCCCTCTTCCTATCCTATTCTGCTCAGCAACGCGGGCTGCGCCGCAAGTTGCTTTGTAACCCACCCTCCCGCCTTCTGGCTCCTCTGTACCCACCCTTCCATTCAttcttccattcattcattcatccttttCTCCTCGTccctccttcattcattcatagcCCCCTGCCCCGCCCGCCTCgacatttcattcattcattcattcattcatttcccgGAGCTCGGCTGGCGCACGCCCCTCTAGCCGAGGGCCTCACTGCGCAGGCGCAGGCCGGGAGCGACGCTCACCCTCCAATCACCGGACATCCACCATCCACCAGGCACCCGCCCGCTTCCCCATGAATGAACATTGACGTCAATGGGGCGGGGCGAGCCCACGTGACCCCGCGCGCTCCCCTTTAtaaggcggcggcggcgcgggcgCTGTCCAGCGTGCTGAAGCCGGAGCGAGAGCGCAGCAGCTGACCCAGCGGAGCCCAGCTCCCAGGACGCCAGCCCTCGACCATCGCTCACACTCCAGCTACGGAACGGAGCCAAGGCGGACGGGGCCCGATCTTCCCCCCGTCCCGaccctcctctccaccttccGCCGTCGTGACACCGGCTGGTAAATACTCCGATGTCCATTCCTCCAACCCTCTTCAGTCGTGGGCGTGAAGGGAGGGTTTTCTCTCCGAGTGGGGTGTTGAGAGCACAGCGGGGTGCCCCCCGAGAAGGGTCTTTGGTAAGTGGGGGAGTCTCTCTGCTCTTCTGTCGCTGATGAAGTCGCCCACGCACCATCCGGGGAGTCCTGTGGGGAGGGAACAgatcccccccccacctcccgctTATCCTTGTACGCGGGCGCTGGCTGAGAGATGACTTGGGGAAGGGGGCGACAGGAGGCACTGGGTAGCCAGGGCGAGAACTGCGGGCGTTATTTCCCATTTGCACGACTCCAGAGATCGCCACATCTTTCTTGTTCTCTGCTAAACGTTTCCTCTTCGGGTAAGGTTGGAGAAATGAGGGAAACCCCGGATTTCCTGCTtaaaggtgggggaagggaacgcAGAAATAGAAAGCGGGGAATTCTTACAGAAATCCTctatttctttggcttcttctATTTTTCAGTCTCTGGCAGCCCGTTGGTCATGAAAACCCTCACGTTGCCGGCATCCGtcctcttctgcttccttctACTGATCCAGGGGTTGGGAGCAGCGCCCCCCGGGCGCTCCGATGCTTATCCTCCTCCCCTCGGCTCTGAGCATAAAGAGCAGGTAGCTGAGGACGCAGTGTCCCGGCCAAAGGATGGCAGCGCCCCAGAGGTCCGAGCCGCTCGGAATTCCGAGCCTCAGGACCAGGGAGAGCTCTTCCAGGGCGTGGATCCCCGGGCGCTGGCCGCGGTACTGTTGCAGGCACTGGACCGTCCGGCCTCGCCCCCGGCAGTCCCAGGAGGTTCCCAGCAGGGAGCACCCGAAGAAGCAGCAGAAGCTCTGTTAACCGAGTCCGTGCGCAGTCAGACCCATAGCCTCCCGGCACCAGAGATCCAAGCGCCCGCTGCGGCCCCCCCTCGCCCTCAGACTCAGGACAACGATCCCGAGGCAGACGACCGCTCAGAGGAGCTGGAGGCGCTAGCGTCCTTGCTCCAAGAACTTCGAGATTTCAGTCCGAGCAATGCTAAGCGCCAGCAAGAGACGGCCGCGGCAGAGACGGAAACCCGCACGCACACGCTGACCCGAGTCAATCTGGAGAGCCCCGGGCCAGAGCGCGTATGGCGCGCTTCCTGGGGAGAGTTCCAGGCGCGCGTCCCGGAGCGCGCTCCTCTGCCACCCCCCGTCCCTTCGCAATTCCAGGTTCGAATGCCCGAAAGCGCTCCCCTTCCCGAAACCCATCAGTTCGGGGAAGGAGTGACCTCCCCTAAAACACATCTAGGTGAGACTTTGACACCCTTATCCAAGGCGTACCAAAGCCTAGGTGGCCCCTTCCCCAAGGTGCGCCGCCTCGAGGGCTCACTCCTGGGCGGCTCTGAGGCTGGAGAGCGCCTGCTTCAACAAGGGCTGGCTCaggtagaggcagggaggagACAGGCGGAGGCCACCCGGCAGGCCGCGGCGCAAGAAGAGCGGCTGGCCGACCTCGCCTCCGACCTGCTGCTCCAGTATTTGCTGCAGGGCGGAGCCCGGCAGCGCGATCTCGGGGGTCGCGGGCTGCAGGAGACGCAGCAAGAGCGGGAGAgcgagagggaggaggaggcggagCAGGAGAGACGCGGTGGTGGGGAGGACGAGATgggggaagaggatgaggaggcggcggaggcggaggcggaggcggaggaGGCGGAGAGGGCGCGGCAGAACGCGCTCCTGTtcgccgaggaggaggaggacggggAAGCCGGAGCCGAGGACAAGCGCTCCCAGGAGGAGGCGCCAGGCCATCGGCGGAAGGATGTTGAGGGGGCAGAGGAGGGCGGGGAAGAGGACGACGACGACGAGGAGATGGATCCGCAGACCATCGATAGCCTCATTGAACTGTCCACCAAACTCCACCTGCCAGCCGACGACGTGGTCAGCATCATCGAAGAGGTGGAGGAGAAACGGAAGCGGAAGAAGAACGCCCCTCCCGAGCCGGTGCCGCCCCCCCGGGCCGCCCCAGCCCCCACTCATGTCCGCTCCCCGCAGCCCCCTCCTCCCGCCCCGGCCCGGGATGAGTTGCCGGACTGGAACGAAGTGCTCCCACCCTGGGATCGGGAGGAGGATGAGGTGTTTCCCCCGGGGCCCTACCACCCCTTCCCCAACTACATTCGGCCGCGGACACTGCAGCCACCCGCATCCTCCCGCCGCCGTCACTTCCACCACGCGCTGCCACCTGCGCGCCACCATCCCGACCTGGAGGCCCAGGCCAGGCGCGCACAGGAGGAGGCGGACGCGGAGGAGCGCCGtctgcaggagcaggaggagctggagaattACATTGAGCACGTGCTGCTGCGCCGCCCGTGAcccgccccggccccgcccccgcgcGCCCGCCCCAGGCTGGGCGCGCCACCACGCCCCCCCTCCGTGTCGCTCCTCCTCCCTCTCGGTGTTTGCATGCGCCCCGGCTCCGCCCCTCGGCTGCCGCCCGGCCCCGCCCCACGTGACCCCGCCCCGAGCTCTGCCGGGACCGGACCTGTCAGACTTTCCCCGGGTCTGCAGTCCAGAACTCCCCAAACTCAACGGGCGATCCCGGGGCCATCCCAGGCGGGTGGGTGTTTTGTGCGAGTCCCCTTAcacccccacttcctccaggggcCTCGTCCCCATCTAGTATCTCTTGAGACTTCCCGGTCCCCAACGGGAAAATCTGTTCTAATTAATCGTGTGAAGTGTCTGTCTCCCAGCCGTGGGGCCCCCGGAGCCTCCCCCTTCTCCAAATCGCTGTGAACTTACCCACTTCCTGCCCTTCTCTGTTGTAAATACCCCTCACGGAGGAAATAGTTTTGCTAAGAAATAAAAGTGACTATTTTATTAGGACTTTGTTTTCCGTTATTCACCCGACCCCTTGGGCCTGCTTGGTCCTCTCCAAGGGGCGGTGAGGGGAGCGCCAGTCTGATCCGGTTCTGGACTCTCTGACCAAAGCCAGAACTGGGTGGGAGAAAGGTGTGAAGCTGTACCTGCGAAGGGAATGATCTAGAAATACCTATGAGGGAACCCTACTTTGGGGccggtgagatggttcagcgggtGAAGGCACAGGTTGCCAAGCGTGACCTGAGTGTAACACTAGTGTTCtttccacatgatggaaggagagggcTGACTACCACATGCCCACCATggtacacccacccacccacaaaataaatgaatgtaataaaaaaaaaatagaacctcTGCTTTCCATTACCACCCTGTGCCGGAAGTTGAGTCATAATTGCTAGTGTTTGACCCACGGAAGAGTGGAATCCAACGAGAGCCAGGTGTTTGGTTGGGGCTATGGCTCAGTTAGTATGAATGTCTGCCTAGTATGCACTGGGCCCTTAGGTCTAGTCCCATAAAGTGAGTTcagggtcagaaaaaaaaaaaaaagaccaaacaaaaaagaaacaagaagagaaaCAATTGTCTGGGATGAGCAAGTTTCTAGAacgcaaaagaaaaaaaaaaaaaaaaaaacggtacCACATAGGAGATGCTCCTCTTTGGGTATCTGGATGGCTTCCCCCACCCCAAGTCATCCATCCTTCCCTTCATGGCTCCCTGAACTCCTAGAAGCTTGGGGAGAAGGAGCTGacgcccccacacacaccttgttTTTAACCATTTC
This region includes:
- the Vgf gene encoding neurosecretory protein VGF, which codes for MKTLTLPASVLFCFLLLIQGLGAAPPGRSDAYPPPLGSEHKEQVAEDAVSRPKDGSAPEVRAARNSEPQDQGELFQGVDPRALAAVLLQALDRPASPPAVPGGSQQGAPEEAAEALLTESVRSQTHSLPAPEIQAPAAAPPRPQTQDNDPEADDRSEELEALASLLQELRDFSPSNAKRQQETAAAETETRTHTLTRVNLESPGPERVWRASWGEFQARVPERAPLPPPVPSQFQVRMPESAPLPETHQFGEGVTSPKTHLGETLTPLSKAYQSLGGPFPKVRRLEGSLLGGSEAGERLLQQGLAQVEAGRRQAEATRQAAAQEERLADLASDLLLQYLLQGGARQRDLGGRGLQETQQERESEREEEAEQERRGGGEDEMGEEDEEAAEAEAEAEEAERARQNALLFAEEEEDGEAGAEDKRSQEEAPGHRRKDVEGAEEGGEEDDDDEEMDPQTIDSLIELSTKLHLPADDVVSIIEEVEEKRKRKKNAPPEPVPPPRAAPAPTHVRSPQPPPPAPARDELPDWNEVLPPWDREEDEVFPPGPYHPFPNYIRPRTLQPPASSRRRHFHHALPPARHHPDLEAQARRAQEEADAEERRLQEQEELENYIEHVLLRRP